The following are from one region of the Cystobacter ferrugineus genome:
- a CDS encoding autotransporter outer membrane beta-barrel domain-containing protein: MLLLGLPLGSASAQEPEDEDPPPETEVTRPAPAPVSPDTEPEWKTRFGARLLVGAPDGMGAALLIHPRSWLRVHAGAARNSLGIGVRAGVDLLPVRLLVSPVLGLEYGHTFRADYGRLLTRLHGQPTTPVTGIRQVDYDQLNISVGLEFSPWRHVTFFGGAGISYWFLGVRDATAFIREAEAGEEDPSLTARPLLINISSPVVRLGLIVYFN; encoded by the coding sequence TTGCTGCTCCTGGGCCTTCCCCTGGGCAGCGCGTCGGCGCAGGAGCCGGAAGACGAGGACCCACCGCCGGAGACCGAAGTCACGCGGCCGGCGCCCGCTCCCGTCAGTCCCGACACCGAGCCCGAGTGGAAGACGCGCTTCGGGGCGAGGCTGTTGGTGGGTGCTCCCGATGGCATGGGCGCCGCCCTGCTCATCCACCCGAGGTCCTGGCTCCGGGTGCACGCGGGAGCGGCGAGGAACAGCCTGGGAATCGGCGTGCGCGCGGGGGTGGATCTGCTACCCGTGCGGCTGCTCGTCTCGCCCGTGCTGGGACTGGAGTATGGGCACACCTTCCGCGCGGACTATGGGCGGCTGCTCACGCGACTGCACGGCCAGCCCACCACACCCGTCACGGGCATCCGCCAGGTGGATTACGACCAGTTGAACATCAGCGTGGGTCTGGAGTTCTCGCCCTGGCGCCACGTGACCTTCTTCGGCGGTGCCGGCATCAGCTACTGGTTCCTCGGGGTGAGGGACGCCACGGCCTTCATCCGCGAGGCGGAGGCCGGGGAGGAAGACCCGTCGCTCACCGCCAGGCCCCTGCTGATCAACATCTCCAGTCCCGTGGTGAGGCTCGGCCTCATCGTCTACTTCAACTGA
- a CDS encoding ketopantoate reductase family protein: MDSTRTAPRILVVGCGGIGGVLLSRLLESGRKVSAVARREEIAQVLRTRGPVLRDSRGERTVKGELEVFVQPPARGAYDFLLLATPPTGVEEAARDTAHLLAPGGAMAVLPNGLCEERVAAIVGEERVIGTIVAWGASSPATGVYEQTAVGGMVLGTLRGEKDARLERLAEVLRAVGPVDFTTNLRGARWSKLGINCAISTLGTVGGSRLGPLLRHRFIRELALDIFTEVVQVARAEGVKLEKVASSLGLDWLALSDSERHAWGSPSLVLKHAALLAVGLRYRRMRSSMLAAIERGREPPVDFLNGEVVRHARAHALAVPVNEQLLEAVHAMARRQLTPGVETLRHIHERTRPKGP; this comes from the coding sequence ATGGACTCCACGCGAACCGCTCCTCGAATCCTCGTCGTCGGCTGTGGTGGCATCGGCGGCGTCCTGCTGTCACGTCTGCTGGAGTCGGGCCGGAAGGTCTCCGCGGTGGCCCGCCGCGAGGAGATCGCCCAGGTGCTGCGCACGCGCGGCCCGGTGCTGCGCGACTCGCGGGGCGAGCGCACCGTGAAGGGTGAGCTGGAGGTCTTCGTCCAGCCGCCCGCTCGAGGGGCCTACGACTTCCTCCTGCTGGCCACGCCGCCCACCGGGGTGGAGGAGGCGGCCCGGGACACGGCGCACCTGCTCGCGCCCGGAGGCGCCATGGCGGTGCTCCCCAACGGGCTGTGCGAGGAGCGGGTGGCCGCCATCGTGGGCGAGGAGCGGGTCATCGGCACCATCGTCGCCTGGGGCGCCTCGTCACCCGCGACGGGCGTCTACGAACAGACGGCCGTGGGCGGCATGGTGCTCGGCACGCTCCGGGGCGAGAAGGATGCGCGCCTGGAGCGCCTGGCCGAGGTGCTGCGCGCGGTGGGCCCCGTGGACTTCACCACCAATCTGCGCGGCGCGCGCTGGAGCAAGCTGGGCATCAACTGCGCCATCTCCACCCTGGGCACCGTGGGGGGCAGCCGGTTGGGTCCGCTCCTGCGCCACCGTTTCATCCGCGAGCTGGCGCTGGACATCTTCACCGAGGTGGTCCAGGTGGCGCGCGCCGAGGGCGTGAAGCTGGAGAAGGTGGCGTCCTCGCTGGGGCTGGACTGGCTCGCGCTGAGCGATTCCGAGCGGCACGCGTGGGGCTCGCCGTCGCTGGTGCTCAAGCACGCGGCCCTGCTCGCCGTGGGCCTGCGCTACCGCCGGATGCGCTCGTCCATGCTGGCGGCGATCGAACGGGGGCGGGAGCCCCCCGTGGACTTCCTCAATGGTGAAGTCGTGCGGCATGCGCGCGCACACGCCCTCGCGGTGCCGGTGAACGAGCAGTTGCTGGAGGCGGTGCATGCCATGGCCCGGCGGCAGCTCACGCCCGGCGTGGAGACGCTGCGCCACATCCACGAGCGGACACGTCCGAAGGGGCCCTGA
- a CDS encoding FAD-binding oxidoreductase → MADVLPEAFLRAVAEGFPADFLTREPSELQEYGRDWTRVHTPAPSAVAFPRTTEEVARLLALCDAHRVPVVPSGGRTGLAAGAVAARGELVLSLRRMTRMEPVELLGNTVRVQAGAVTEAVHQHCAEHGLTWPVDFASKGSSQVGGNIATNAGGVKVIRYGLTRQWVLGLQVVTAQGKVLELNGSLEKNNTGVDLRQLFIGSEGTLGIITEATLKLTPLPGKQDVFLFAVPDVAAVLRLFREARRAPLLLSAYEFFTDKCLARVQRHRKLRSPFEAPSGCYVLMEAEGKDAAAVEEWLGSLFERGLVTDGTLAQSPSQASELWALRESISESLSATGLPHKNDVSLPVAGLEAFCSELDAVFRERYPDWEIALFGHIGDGNLHINIMKPEGMEKAEFLAHTKQADPTLFELVRKHGGSISAEHGIGLLKKDYLSYSRSPAELEMLRTLKRALDPNNILNPGKIFDV, encoded by the coding sequence ATGGCCGATGTGCTTCCCGAAGCGTTCCTGCGCGCCGTGGCCGAAGGGTTCCCGGCGGACTTCCTCACCCGCGAGCCGAGCGAACTCCAGGAGTACGGACGCGATTGGACCCGGGTCCATACGCCCGCGCCCTCGGCGGTGGCTTTTCCGCGCACCACCGAGGAGGTGGCGCGCCTGCTCGCCCTGTGCGACGCGCACCGTGTCCCCGTGGTGCCCTCCGGTGGGCGCACGGGGCTCGCGGCGGGCGCGGTGGCCGCGCGGGGCGAGCTGGTGCTGTCGCTGCGGCGGATGACCCGGATGGAGCCGGTGGAGCTCCTGGGCAACACGGTGCGGGTGCAGGCGGGCGCGGTGACGGAGGCGGTGCACCAGCACTGCGCCGAGCATGGCCTCACCTGGCCGGTGGACTTCGCCTCCAAGGGCTCCAGCCAGGTGGGCGGCAACATCGCCACCAACGCGGGCGGCGTGAAGGTCATCCGCTATGGCCTCACCCGCCAGTGGGTGCTCGGCCTGCAGGTGGTGACGGCCCAGGGCAAGGTGCTGGAGCTCAACGGCTCGCTGGAGAAGAACAACACCGGGGTGGACCTGCGCCAGCTCTTCATCGGCAGCGAGGGCACGCTCGGCATCATCACCGAGGCCACCCTCAAGCTCACGCCGCTGCCGGGCAAGCAGGACGTGTTCCTCTTCGCCGTGCCGGACGTGGCCGCCGTGCTGCGGCTGTTCCGCGAGGCGCGCCGCGCGCCGCTGCTCTTGAGCGCCTACGAGTTCTTCACCGACAAGTGCCTCGCGCGCGTGCAGCGCCACCGCAAGCTGCGCTCGCCCTTCGAGGCGCCCAGTGGCTGCTACGTGCTGATGGAGGCCGAGGGCAAGGACGCCGCCGCGGTGGAGGAGTGGCTGGGTTCGCTCTTCGAGCGCGGGCTGGTGACGGACGGCACCCTGGCGCAGAGCCCCTCGCAGGCCAGTGAGCTGTGGGCGCTGCGCGAGAGCATCAGCGAGAGCCTGTCGGCCACGGGGCTGCCCCACAAGAACGACGTGTCGCTGCCGGTGGCCGGGCTGGAGGCCTTCTGCTCCGAGCTGGACGCGGTCTTCCGCGAGCGCTACCCGGACTGGGAGATCGCCCTGTTCGGCCACATCGGGGACGGCAACCTGCACATCAACATCATGAAGCCCGAGGGCATGGAGAAGGCCGAGTTCCTCGCGCACACCAAGCAGGCGGACCCCACCCTGTTCGAGCTGGTGCGCAAGCACGGCGGCAGCATCTCCGCCGAGCA
- a CDS encoding SRPBCC family protein, whose protein sequence is MLKKILIAFASLLGLLLVIGLVLPTTYRVERSLLILAPSEAVYAQVAQPRRWGEWTPWNAERYPGEQWMFGGPELGVGSVRTWEGGPLGRGTLSLSEADPKTGVSYQASLGGGRFSARGRISLASVEGGTQVTWVDEGTLGRSPLRRYLAPFIRSRLGAGIEQGLARLKQVVESSKDVAPSGETPAAAGPTPSVPTDAASPGSSPVIAPPPVLPLDEPTLSAPPQEPAATPSPGGTPPSPDQVVAGPASPTDGGAVPAPAPEQPAQSSTGGSSPVDAGVAVPPPGAPAPGDAGTPR, encoded by the coding sequence ATGCTCAAGAAGATCCTCATCGCCTTCGCGAGCCTGCTGGGGCTCCTGCTCGTCATTGGCCTGGTGCTGCCGACGACGTACCGTGTCGAGCGTTCGCTGCTCATCCTCGCCCCCTCCGAGGCGGTGTACGCCCAGGTGGCCCAACCGCGGCGCTGGGGGGAGTGGACGCCCTGGAACGCGGAGCGCTACCCGGGTGAGCAGTGGATGTTCGGAGGGCCTGAGCTGGGCGTGGGCTCGGTGCGGACCTGGGAGGGGGGCCCCCTGGGCCGTGGAACGCTCTCCCTCTCCGAGGCGGACCCGAAGACGGGCGTGAGCTACCAGGCATCGTTGGGCGGAGGCCGGTTCTCCGCGCGAGGCCGCATCTCCCTCGCGTCCGTGGAGGGGGGCACCCAGGTGACGTGGGTGGATGAGGGAACCCTCGGCCGCAGTCCCCTGCGGCGCTACTTGGCGCCCTTCATCCGCTCCCGCCTGGGCGCTGGCATCGAGCAGGGACTCGCCCGCCTCAAGCAGGTGGTGGAGTCGTCGAAGGACGTCGCTCCCTCGGGGGAGACGCCCGCCGCGGCCGGGCCCACCCCATCCGTTCCCACCGACGCGGCGTCTCCTGGCTCTTCTCCCGTGATCGCGCCGCCGCCCGTTCTCCCTCTCGACGAGCCCACGCTGTCCGCCCCCCCGCAGGAGCCCGCCGCGACACCGTCTCCGGGCGGCACGCCGCCTTCCCCGGACCAGGTCGTGGCGGGGCCGGCGTCGCCCACCGATGGGGGCGCGGTGCCCGCCCCGGCCCCGGAGCAGCCGGCGCAGTCCTCGACGGGCGGCTCCTCGCCGGTGGATGCCGGGGTCGCCGTGCCCCCGCCTGGCGCGCCCGCGCCGGGTGACGCGGGAACGCCCCGTTAG